One window of the Rufibacter radiotolerans genome contains the following:
- a CDS encoding SRPBCC family protein → MPEIHLQTIIQAPIEVCFDLARSIDLHQVSTQHTKERAVKGVVAGLIDLGETVTWQATHFGIRQQLQTLITEMEHPVFFVDEMVTGAFQRFRHEHAFKALGERSTLMKDRFDYTSPFWYLGKLADGLFLKKYMTQLLVKRNLVIKEVAESSEWEKTLRMEKRIVK, encoded by the coding sequence ATGCCCGAAATCCACCTTCAAACCATTATCCAGGCTCCTATAGAGGTATGTTTTGATTTGGCAAGGAGCATAGACCTTCATCAAGTCTCCACGCAGCACACCAAAGAACGGGCAGTGAAAGGAGTAGTAGCAGGACTAATTGATTTAGGGGAAACCGTGACGTGGCAGGCTACCCATTTTGGAATCCGCCAGCAACTTCAAACCTTAATCACAGAAATGGAGCACCCTGTATTCTTCGTGGATGAAATGGTGACCGGGGCCTTCCAGCGCTTTCGGCATGAGCACGCCTTTAAAGCCTTGGGCGAACGAAGCACTTTGATGAAAGATCGTTTTGATTATACTTCCCCTTTCTGGTATCTAGGTAAACTGGCAGATGGGTTGTTTTTGAAAAAGTATATGACCCAGTTGTTGGTTAAAAGGAACCTGGTCATCAAAGAAGTGGCAGAAAGCAGCGAGTGGGAAAAGACACTGAGAATGGAGAAGCGGATAGTGAAATAG
- a CDS encoding prephenate dehydratase, whose protein sequence is MNRALKIAIQGGPASFHETVAKELFAGAAISTLPCDSFPELCQTLESGLVDYAVMAVQNSLAGPLLPNYRLMAQHGLSITAERWLLLDQTLMALPGQKLEDITQIWSHPIALLQCCDYLKSLSGVNTKETADTADTARMIKEGQIKGVAAIASRKAAELYGIEVLHDNVANDVENYTRFVVLSRQQPSKVANKVTLLLPYPVVKFSLENILEKVENCQLELTMLQSLPALNPGQPAAWVVELEGDQAACITQALAALQTVSPKLTVLGLYPKAESPLPQERLAGCLSEILQAQPELI, encoded by the coding sequence ATGAACAGAGCCTTAAAAATCGCCATCCAGGGAGGCCCCGCCTCTTTCCATGAAACTGTCGCCAAAGAACTGTTTGCAGGCGCTGCCATCAGCACCCTGCCCTGTGACTCATTTCCGGAGCTTTGCCAGACCCTGGAATCAGGCCTGGTAGACTATGCCGTCATGGCGGTACAGAACTCGCTGGCCGGGCCTTTGCTGCCCAACTACCGGCTGATGGCCCAGCACGGGCTCTCCATTACCGCTGAGCGCTGGCTGTTGCTGGATCAGACGTTAATGGCCTTACCTGGGCAGAAACTAGAGGACATCACCCAGATCTGGTCTCACCCTATTGCCTTATTACAGTGCTGTGATTACCTAAAGAGCCTGTCTGGGGTCAACACTAAAGAAACGGCAGATACAGCAGACACGGCCCGCATGATCAAAGAAGGCCAGATCAAAGGCGTAGCCGCCATTGCCAGCCGCAAAGCCGCCGAACTGTATGGCATAGAGGTGCTCCATGACAACGTGGCCAATGACGTAGAGAACTACACCCGATTTGTAGTGCTCAGCCGCCAGCAGCCTTCCAAAGTGGCCAACAAAGTGACCTTACTGCTTCCTTACCCGGTGGTGAAATTCTCCCTGGAGAACATACTGGAAAAAGTAGAAAACTGCCAGCTGGAACTGACTATGCTCCAGTCTTTGCCGGCCCTTAACCCGGGCCAGCCTGCCGCCTGGGTAGTGGAACTGGAAGGAGACCAGGCCGCCTGTATCACTCAAGCCTTGGCCGCGCTCCAGACCGTTTCCCCTAAACTTACGGTGCTGGGCCTTTACCCTAAGGCAGAGTCTCCCCTTCCGCAGGAGCGCCTGGCGGGTTGCCTGTCAGAGATTCTTCAAGCCCAACCTGAACTGATATGA
- a CDS encoding chorismate mutase: MTTKHLNLSDNTIFKRADGQPLIIAGPCSAESEEQMLETARGLQSVPEVTIFRAGIWKPRTRPGAFEGIGKVGLKWLKRVKEETGMLTACEVATGEHVNDALKQGVDILWVGARTTVNPFSVQEIADALEGVDVPVLVKNPVNPDLQLWLGALERLNRAGITDLAAIHRGFSSFDSRPYRNHPKWNMAYEFKKLLPEVPLICDPSHIAGKRSLLQQISQEALNLQVDGLMIETHCNPDVALSDAAQQVTPEGLKQLLASLIVERVSSTATANEEELSELRNLIDYLDNELINVLARRSAVAKEIGILKKENKINLLQTGRWEQVMEQRMQLALREGLTEDFVKAIFQEIHQHSLHVQAAAAVESKLVTNLK; the protein is encoded by the coding sequence ATGACCACAAAACATCTGAACCTGTCTGACAACACCATCTTTAAACGTGCTGACGGACAGCCGCTTATCATAGCAGGCCCCTGCAGCGCCGAGAGTGAAGAACAAATGTTGGAAACCGCCCGTGGGCTGCAGTCCGTGCCCGAAGTCACCATCTTCCGGGCGGGTATCTGGAAGCCCCGTACCCGGCCAGGCGCTTTTGAAGGCATTGGAAAAGTAGGCCTGAAATGGCTGAAAAGAGTGAAAGAGGAAACCGGTATGCTTACCGCCTGCGAGGTAGCCACCGGGGAACACGTGAATGATGCCCTGAAACAAGGTGTGGATATATTATGGGTTGGGGCCCGTACCACTGTAAACCCCTTCTCTGTACAGGAGATTGCCGATGCCCTGGAAGGCGTAGACGTACCGGTTTTGGTAAAAAACCCGGTTAACCCAGACCTGCAGCTCTGGTTGGGCGCCCTGGAGCGCCTGAACCGCGCCGGCATCACGGATTTAGCCGCCATTCACAGGGGCTTCTCTTCCTTTGACAGCCGCCCTTACAGAAACCACCCTAAGTGGAACATGGCCTATGAGTTCAAGAAATTGCTGCCCGAGGTACCCTTGATCTGTGACCCAAGCCACATTGCCGGTAAGCGTTCCCTGTTGCAGCAGATCAGCCAGGAAGCCTTGAACCTGCAGGTAGATGGACTCATGATTGAAACCCACTGCAACCCAGACGTAGCCCTCAGCGACGCCGCGCAGCAAGTAACCCCTGAAGGCCTGAAACAACTCCTAGCCTCTCTGATTGTGGAGCGCGTTTCTTCTACGGCCACCGCCAATGAGGAAGAACTGAGCGAGCTCCGCAACTTGATTGACTACTTGGATAATGAATTGATCAACGTGCTGGCCAGACGGTCGGCGGTTGCCAAGGAGATTGGTATCCTGAAAAAGGAAAACAAGATCAACCTGCTGCAGACCGGACGTTGGGAACAGGTAATGGAACAGCGCATGCAACTGGCCCTTCGGGAAGGCCTCACCGAAGATTTCGTAAAAGCGATCTTCCAGGAAATCCACCAGCACTCCCTGCACGTGCAGGCGGCCGCGGCGGTAGAATCCAAATTGGTGACCAACCTCAAATAA
- a CDS encoding outer membrane beta-barrel protein, with protein MKKASLLVFLFLVVSHLSFSQTSSSVKGQAVGAGAPLIGATVAMLNAQDSSVYRGAATDADGRFEFSGVRNGRFILKISYLGFSDLYRSITTTGAPIQLGTLTLGQGATALKEVQVIGRASTVITKADTSEMNAAAFKVNKDANAENLIQKMPGITIQNGQVQAQGERVQRVLVDGKEFFGEDPNAVLKNLPAEVISKIQVFDRQSDQSQFTGFSDGNEQKTINIITKPEFRTGKFGRFSAGAGSNGRYRVSGNLNKFEGDQRISIVGMSNNVNEQNFSSDDLVGVASASSRGGGGGSRGGSMGGGGSRGGGGGSWGGGNSTGDFLVNTNNGIAKTNAIGLNYLDKWGKKVDVQGSYFFNHTDNDYNYSSIRQFGLNSPTSQTLRELGNSDAKNMNHRLNLRITYNLDSANSFIIRPRLSIQQNDGSSFTESRLLQGSDFINNFDNIFNSDLTGVNFNNSILWRHSFAKRGRTVSVDVSNGYNLNKGDNLQSLRYLKSLENEGDDSLANQTSHLDNNGYSAGASVNYTEPLSQNTQLQLTYNTNLTNSDGDRRTFFYRERFGAYDSLLTQQSSTVDNRTLTQEFGGGWRYNTKDFQVMLNGRYQWLNLKTDQLYPTAIDTSRTYHNFLPFAMVRYNFNQDRNVRLFYMGRSQTPSVDQLQSAIDVSNPSVLTQGNPNLGQSFSHNVSVRYSSANPGRSSSFFAYISAGGAQDYIGRSTTRADREDITLPGNILLARGRQLSRPVNLDGQYTLRSFLNYGLPLTFIKSNINLNLSANLTNNPALYSDSRTNYREVSNDNKTTGLGAGLVLSSNISENFDFLISTNGNYNEVKYSYLTTQNNDYYNQSSTFRLNWILWKGLTLTSDLNHQYNGGLSEQLDPNFLLWNGSIGYKFMKDRQAEIRLSGFDLLGQNTSVNRTVTDSYIEDVQTTVLQRYFMLSFNYNLRMFGGPAAPTNNYPGGGMYRRGGQH; from the coding sequence ATGAAAAAAGCTTCTTTACTAGTATTTCTATTTCTTGTAGTATCCCATCTCAGTTTTAGCCAGACATCTTCTTCCGTAAAAGGACAGGCCGTTGGGGCCGGGGCTCCCCTTATTGGGGCTACCGTGGCTATGCTCAATGCGCAGGACTCCAGCGTGTACCGGGGCGCAGCCACCGACGCCGACGGCCGGTTTGAGTTTTCCGGGGTTAGAAACGGACGGTTTATCTTAAAAATAAGCTACCTGGGTTTCTCAGATCTTTACAGGTCAATTACCACTACCGGGGCTCCAATCCAATTGGGAACGCTTACCTTGGGTCAGGGCGCCACTGCCTTAAAAGAGGTGCAGGTAATAGGAAGGGCCTCCACGGTTATCACCAAGGCTGACACCTCAGAAATGAACGCGGCCGCTTTTAAAGTAAACAAAGACGCCAACGCCGAGAACCTGATCCAGAAAATGCCGGGTATCACCATCCAGAACGGACAGGTGCAGGCCCAGGGAGAGCGGGTGCAACGAGTACTGGTAGACGGGAAAGAGTTTTTCGGCGAAGACCCCAATGCCGTTCTGAAAAACCTGCCAGCCGAGGTGATCTCCAAAATACAGGTGTTTGACCGCCAGAGCGACCAGTCTCAGTTCACCGGCTTTAGTGACGGCAACGAGCAAAAAACCATCAACATCATTACCAAACCGGAGTTCAGAACCGGCAAATTCGGGCGGTTCAGCGCGGGGGCCGGTTCAAACGGACGCTACCGGGTGAGCGGCAACCTCAACAAATTTGAAGGCGACCAGCGCATCTCTATTGTAGGAATGAGCAACAACGTAAATGAGCAGAACTTTTCCTCTGATGACCTGGTGGGTGTAGCCAGTGCCTCCAGCCGGGGCGGTGGCGGCGGTTCCAGAGGCGGAAGCATGGGCGGCGGTGGTTCCAGAGGCGGCGGTGGCGGAAGCTGGGGCGGCGGTAACAGTACCGGTGACTTCCTGGTGAACACCAACAACGGTATTGCCAAAACCAATGCCATTGGCTTGAACTACCTGGACAAATGGGGCAAGAAAGTAGACGTGCAAGGCAGCTACTTTTTCAACCACACAGACAATGATTACAACTACTCCTCCATCCGGCAGTTTGGCTTGAATTCTCCCACCTCCCAGACCCTTCGGGAACTGGGGAACTCAGACGCCAAGAACATGAACCACCGGTTAAACCTTAGAATCACCTATAACCTGGACTCTGCCAACTCCTTTATCATCAGGCCCCGCCTGAGCATTCAGCAGAATGACGGCAGCAGTTTCACTGAATCCCGCCTGCTCCAGGGCAGTGACTTCATCAATAACTTTGACAACATCTTCAACTCAGATCTAACCGGGGTTAACTTCAACAACAGCATTCTGTGGCGCCATAGCTTTGCCAAGCGGGGCCGCACCGTGAGCGTAGACGTTTCCAATGGCTACAACCTGAACAAAGGAGACAACCTGCAGAGCCTGCGGTACCTGAAAAGCCTGGAGAACGAGGGTGATGACTCCCTGGCCAACCAGACCTCTCACTTGGACAACAACGGTTACAGCGCCGGCGCAAGCGTGAACTACACCGAGCCTCTTTCTCAAAACACTCAGCTGCAGCTGACCTACAACACCAACCTGACCAACTCAGACGGAGACCGCCGCACCTTCTTTTACCGCGAGCGCTTTGGGGCCTATGACAGTTTATTGACGCAGCAGTCCAGCACAGTAGACAACCGCACCCTTACCCAGGAGTTTGGCGGTGGCTGGCGCTACAATACCAAAGATTTCCAGGTAATGCTGAATGGCCGCTACCAGTGGCTGAACCTTAAAACCGATCAGCTCTACCCTACTGCCATTGATACTTCCAGAACGTACCATAACTTCCTTCCCTTTGCCATGGTGCGGTATAACTTCAACCAGGACCGCAACGTGCGCCTGTTCTACATGGGCCGTTCACAGACCCCTAGCGTAGATCAGCTGCAGAGTGCCATTGACGTGTCTAACCCATCTGTGCTGACGCAGGGGAACCCTAACCTGGGCCAGAGCTTTTCGCACAACGTGAGCGTGCGGTATTCTTCTGCTAACCCCGGCCGTTCCTCGTCTTTCTTCGCCTACATAAGTGCTGGTGGCGCCCAGGATTATATTGGCCGCAGCACCACCCGGGCAGACCGCGAAGACATTACCTTGCCAGGAAATATATTACTGGCCAGAGGTCGTCAATTGTCCCGCCCGGTGAACTTGGACGGACAGTACACCTTGCGCTCCTTCCTTAACTACGGTTTGCCGCTTACCTTCATCAAGTCTAATATCAACCTGAACCTGAGCGCCAACCTTACCAACAACCCGGCCTTGTACAGTGACTCCAGAACTAATTACCGAGAGGTGTCCAATGACAACAAGACCACCGGATTGGGTGCCGGCCTGGTACTGAGCAGTAACATCAGTGAAAACTTTGACTTCCTGATCTCCACTAACGGGAACTACAATGAAGTGAAGTACTCTTACCTGACCACCCAGAACAATGATTACTACAACCAGAGCAGCACGTTCCGGTTGAACTGGATTCTTTGGAAAGGCCTTACCCTTACCTCAGACCTGAACCACCAGTACAACGGCGGTTTGTCTGAGCAGCTAGACCCTAACTTCTTGCTTTGGAACGGCAGCATTGGCTATAAATTCATGAAAGACCGCCAGGCGGAAATCAGGCTTTCCGGCTTTGACCTGTTGGGTCAGAACACCAGCGTGAACCGTACCGTAACTGACTCTTATATTGAAGACGTGCAAACCACCGTGTTACAACGCTACTTCATGTTGAGCTTCAACTACAACCTGCGTATGTTTGGTGGCCCTGCGGCCCCCACAAATAACTACCCAGGTGGAGGCATGTACCGCAGAGGCGGTCAGCACTAA
- a CDS encoding pyridoxal phosphate-dependent aminotransferase, which yields MIISSANRLQQVQEYYFSRKLAEVRALNAQGRNIINLGIGDPDMSPSEDTISALVRNSMSPGVHGYQPYNSIAPLRQAIAKWYQRTYAVDLDPEQEILPLMGSKEGIFHVSMAFLNPGDKVLVPNPGYPAYAATARLVGAEPIFYTLKEENGWLPDLKELEQLLEAGDVKLMWINYPHMPTGAEATAEALQSLVDLALKHKFLLANDNPYSLVLPNEKPLSLLSLPQAKECCLEFNSLSKSHNMAGWRVGMVLGRQDYLQCVLRVKSNLDSGMFQPVQHAAIQALSNSDAWHEARNEVYAKRRSKVYELLDLLQCSYQKEAVGMFVWARVPDAVKDVEAFLDEVLYEAGVFLTPGKVFGTQGERYLRVSLCLPENTIEEATKRITKHLSAQATLPL from the coding sequence ATGATTATATCCTCTGCTAACCGGCTGCAACAGGTGCAGGAGTATTACTTCTCCCGCAAACTGGCCGAGGTCCGGGCTCTTAACGCCCAGGGCCGTAACATCATCAACCTGGGCATTGGCGACCCCGACATGTCTCCCTCTGAAGATACCATCAGTGCCCTGGTGAGAAACAGCATGAGTCCGGGTGTACACGGCTATCAGCCGTACAACTCCATTGCCCCTTTGCGCCAGGCCATTGCCAAGTGGTACCAACGCACCTACGCCGTAGACCTGGACCCGGAACAGGAGATTTTACCGCTCATGGGCTCCAAGGAAGGAATCTTCCATGTGTCCATGGCATTTCTGAACCCCGGCGACAAAGTGTTGGTCCCTAACCCCGGCTACCCCGCCTACGCCGCCACGGCCCGCCTGGTGGGCGCAGAACCCATCTTCTACACTTTAAAAGAAGAAAACGGATGGTTACCCGACTTGAAGGAACTGGAGCAGCTGCTAGAGGCTGGAGATGTGAAACTGATGTGGATCAACTATCCCCACATGCCTACCGGCGCGGAGGCTACCGCAGAGGCCCTGCAAAGTCTGGTGGACCTGGCCCTGAAGCACAAGTTCCTACTGGCGAATGACAACCCCTACAGCCTGGTGCTGCCCAATGAAAAGCCATTAAGTCTGCTTTCCCTGCCCCAAGCCAAAGAATGCTGCCTGGAGTTCAATTCCCTGAGCAAATCGCATAACATGGCTGGTTGGCGCGTGGGCATGGTGTTGGGCCGCCAGGATTACCTGCAGTGCGTGCTGCGGGTAAAGAGCAACCTGGATTCTGGTATGTTCCAGCCGGTGCAGCACGCCGCCATACAGGCGCTTTCCAACTCAGATGCCTGGCACGAGGCACGAAACGAGGTGTATGCCAAGCGCCGCAGCAAGGTATATGAACTGCTTGACCTGCTGCAGTGTTCCTACCAAAAAGAAGCCGTGGGCATGTTTGTGTGGGCCCGGGTGCCAGATGCCGTGAAAGACGTAGAGGCCTTTTTAGACGAGGTACTATATGAAGCCGGGGTTTTCCTAACCCCTGGCAAAGTCTTCGGGACGCAGGGCGAGCGCTATTTGCGGGTGTCGCTTTGCTTACCGGAAAACACCATAGAAGAAGCTACTAAACGAATTACCAAACATTTATCGGCGCAGGCCACCTTACCTTTATGA
- a CDS encoding alpha/beta fold hydrolase, translating into MSVRFVLLSILLVFGSFGTQAQLKPLDAELTTYSYPFPVKFHLVNVQRQEFKMAYMEVTPQKPNGKTVVLLHGKNFNGAYWEQTAKDLAKNGYRVIIPDQIGFGKSSKPQNIQYSFQMLAQNTKGLLDSLGVTSAAVLGHSMGGMLATRFALMYPEFTQKLILENPIGLEDWKRWVPYQSIEQVYANELKQTQAGIKKYQLENYYGGQWKPEYDKWADLLAGWTIGSDYPKIAWNAALTYDMVFTQPVVYEFDQLKMPTLLIIGQRDRTALGKANAPAQVKDKLGNYPVLGKEAAKKIPQAKLVELENVGHLPHIEAYNRFLEPFLAFLK; encoded by the coding sequence ATGTCTGTTAGATTTGTTCTCCTTTCAATCTTGTTAGTGTTTGGGTCCTTCGGTACGCAGGCTCAGTTGAAGCCTTTAGATGCGGAGCTAACAACTTACTCCTACCCTTTTCCGGTTAAATTTCATTTGGTCAACGTGCAGCGGCAGGAATTCAAGATGGCTTATATGGAGGTGACGCCGCAGAAGCCCAACGGGAAAACGGTGGTGCTCCTCCATGGCAAGAATTTTAATGGCGCCTATTGGGAACAAACCGCCAAGGACCTGGCCAAAAACGGGTACCGGGTGATTATCCCAGACCAGATAGGCTTTGGCAAGTCCTCTAAGCCGCAGAACATCCAATACTCCTTCCAGATGCTAGCCCAGAACACCAAAGGCTTGCTCGATAGTCTGGGCGTGACCTCGGCGGCCGTGTTGGGGCATTCCATGGGCGGCATGCTGGCCACGCGCTTTGCCTTGATGTACCCAGAGTTTACCCAGAAACTGATCCTGGAGAACCCCATCGGTCTGGAAGACTGGAAACGGTGGGTGCCCTACCAATCCATTGAGCAAGTATACGCCAATGAACTCAAGCAGACCCAGGCGGGTATCAAAAAGTATCAGTTGGAAAACTACTACGGCGGCCAATGGAAACCGGAATACGATAAATGGGCTGACCTGCTGGCTGGCTGGACCATTGGTTCTGATTACCCCAAAATTGCCTGGAACGCCGCCCTTACCTATGACATGGTGTTTACCCAGCCCGTGGTCTATGAATTTGACCAGCTCAAGATGCCCACGCTCCTGATCATTGGCCAGCGGGACCGCACGGCTTTAGGCAAAGCCAATGCTCCAGCCCAGGTGAAAGATAAACTGGGTAATTACCCGGTCTTGGGGAAAGAAGCCGCCAAAAAGATTCCGCAGGCCAAATTGGTGGAGCTAGAAAACGTGGGGCACCTACCCCACATTGAAGCCTATAACCGGTTTTTAGAACCATTCCTGGCCTTCCTTAAATAA
- a CDS encoding FAD-binding and (Fe-S)-binding domain-containing protein: MNAEKLQYLAQKLDGEFYFDSTMRTLYATDASAYREMPLAVAFPAHVQDIKTLISFARLEGTSLIPRTAGTSLAGQVVGSGIVVDVSRNFTKILEVNPEEGWVRVQPGVIRDELNLFLKPYGLYFGPETSTANRAMIGGMVGNNSCGSNSIVYGSAREHLLAVKAILSDGSEAEFSALSASEFEAKCRGEHTSGPLETRLYQATKAMLSHERTQENIRREFPKPSIHRRNTGYAIDLLLETEPFTPGKEEFNFCKLIAGSEGTLAFLTEITLHVNPLPPKEIGLLCIHCQTVDESLRANLVALRHNPTASELMDHYVLECTKTNIEQSQNRFFVQGDPGAILVVELADHSQAAIEERARALVQDLEKNQLGYHYPLVLGPNTKKVWTLRKAGLGLLSNIPGDAKPVAVIEDTAVDVEDLPEFIREFNLTLEQYDLYCVHYAHAGSGELHLRPIINLKTQEGNKLFRTIATEIAHLVKKYRGSLSGEHGDGRLRGEFIPYMIGEENYRLLEEVKRVWDPGNIFNPGKIVNTPAMDTFLRYEPGQETPEFDTVFKFKEQGGVLRAAELCNGSGDCRKTQLTGGTMCPSYMVTRNEKDTTRGRANVMREFLTRSPKANRFDHHEIKEAMDLCLSCKGCKSECPSNVDVAKLKAEFLQQYYDANGVPFRTRLVGNFTKANQLASLTPWAYNFIFKNTFTAGIAKKAMGFAAKRSIPLLHSTTLRAWYKKHRQELAQQQKTFPKKVYLFCDEFTNYNDTDIGIKAVLLLERLGYEVLIPEHEESGRTYLSKGLLREAKKLAQHNVAALKDLVTGEVPLVGIEPSCILTFRDEYLDLVEADQEEDAKSLSVHCLQFDEFIAREILNKRIDKSLFKEESRLVKLHGHCHQKALSSVIYTQQMLTLPANYKVEAIPSGCCGMAGSFGYEEEHYEVSMQVGELVLFPTVRQQPAEVIIAAPGTSCRHQIHDGTGRKALHPIEVLFNALK, encoded by the coding sequence ATGAACGCAGAGAAACTTCAGTACCTCGCCCAGAAACTGGACGGAGAGTTCTATTTTGACAGCACCATGCGTACGCTTTACGCCACAGATGCATCGGCGTACCGCGAGATGCCGCTGGCAGTGGCTTTCCCGGCCCATGTGCAGGACATTAAAACCCTTATCTCGTTTGCCCGCCTAGAAGGCACCTCCCTTATCCCTAGAACCGCCGGCACTTCTTTGGCAGGCCAGGTGGTGGGCAGCGGCATTGTGGTAGACGTTTCCCGCAACTTCACCAAAATTCTGGAAGTAAACCCTGAGGAAGGATGGGTGCGGGTGCAGCCAGGCGTGATCAGGGATGAACTGAATCTGTTCCTGAAACCCTATGGCCTGTACTTCGGGCCGGAGACGTCTACGGCCAACCGCGCCATGATTGGCGGCATGGTGGGCAACAACTCCTGCGGGTCTAACTCCATTGTGTACGGAAGCGCCCGCGAGCACCTGCTGGCCGTGAAAGCTATTTTAAGTGACGGCTCAGAGGCCGAATTCTCCGCTCTATCCGCTTCTGAGTTTGAGGCCAAGTGCCGGGGCGAGCACACCTCGGGTCCGCTGGAGACGCGGCTGTATCAGGCCACCAAAGCCATGCTGTCGCATGAACGCACGCAGGAAAACATCCGGCGCGAGTTCCCAAAGCCCAGCATCCATCGGCGCAATACGGGTTATGCCATAGACTTGCTTTTGGAGACCGAGCCGTTTACGCCCGGCAAAGAAGAATTTAACTTCTGCAAACTTATAGCAGGGTCTGAGGGTACGCTGGCATTTCTTACGGAGATTACTCTGCATGTGAACCCATTGCCGCCTAAGGAGATTGGGTTGCTGTGTATCCATTGCCAGACGGTAGACGAGTCGTTGCGGGCCAATCTGGTGGCGCTAAGGCATAACCCCACGGCCAGCGAGCTCATGGACCATTACGTGCTGGAGTGTACCAAAACCAACATTGAGCAAAGCCAGAACCGGTTCTTTGTGCAGGGAGACCCCGGCGCCATTTTGGTGGTGGAACTGGCAGACCACAGCCAGGCTGCCATTGAAGAACGCGCCCGCGCCCTGGTGCAAGACCTGGAGAAAAACCAATTGGGTTACCACTACCCTCTGGTGCTGGGCCCCAATACCAAAAAAGTCTGGACCCTCCGCAAGGCGGGACTGGGCCTGCTTTCCAACATCCCCGGTGACGCCAAGCCCGTGGCCGTGATTGAAGACACCGCCGTAGACGTGGAGGACCTGCCCGAGTTCATCAGGGAATTCAACCTGACCCTAGAGCAGTACGACCTCTACTGCGTGCACTACGCCCACGCGGGGTCCGGGGAACTGCACCTTCGCCCTATCATCAACCTGAAGACCCAGGAAGGAAATAAACTTTTCAGGACCATTGCCACGGAGATCGCGCACCTAGTCAAGAAGTATCGTGGCTCATTAAGCGGCGAGCACGGCGACGGGCGCTTGCGCGGGGAGTTTATCCCGTACATGATTGGGGAGGAGAATTACCGCCTGCTGGAGGAAGTGAAACGGGTCTGGGACCCCGGCAACATCTTCAACCCGGGTAAGATTGTGAACACGCCCGCCATGGACACCTTCCTGCGCTACGAGCCCGGCCAGGAAACCCCTGAGTTTGACACGGTCTTCAAATTCAAGGAACAGGGCGGCGTGCTCAGGGCCGCCGAACTCTGCAACGGCTCCGGCGATTGCCGCAAAACCCAGCTCACGGGCGGTACCATGTGCCCCAGCTACATGGTGACCCGTAACGAGAAAGACACCACGCGCGGCCGGGCCAACGTGATGCGCGAGTTTCTGACCCGCTCTCCCAAGGCCAACCGCTTTGACCACCACGAGATTAAGGAGGCCATGGACCTTTGCCTGAGCTGCAAAGGATGTAAGTCTGAGTGCCCCTCTAACGTAGACGTGGCCAAACTAAAAGCCGAATTCCTGCAACAGTACTATGACGCCAACGGGGTACCTTTCCGGACGCGGCTGGTGGGCAACTTCACCAAAGCCAATCAGCTGGCCTCTCTCACTCCCTGGGCCTATAACTTTATTTTCAAGAATACCTTCACGGCCGGGATTGCCAAGAAAGCGATGGGCTTTGCGGCCAAACGGTCCATTCCGTTATTGCACAGCACCACGCTCCGGGCCTGGTATAAAAAGCACCGGCAGGAACTGGCCCAGCAGCAAAAGACCTTCCCCAAAAAAGTGTACCTGTTCTGTGATGAGTTCACCAATTATAATGACACTGATATTGGCATAAAGGCAGTCCTGCTGCTGGAGAGACTGGGCTATGAGGTTTTGATTCCGGAGCATGAGGAAAGCGGCCGCACCTACCTCTCCAAAGGCCTGCTGCGGGAAGCCAAGAAGTTGGCACAGCACAACGTGGCCGCCCTTAAAGACCTGGTTACTGGAGAGGTTCCGTTGGTGGGCATTGAGCCTTCCTGCATTCTCACGTTCCGGGATGAGTACCTGGATCTGGTAGAGGCAGACCAGGAGGAGGACGCGAAATCTCTTTCGGTACACTGCCTTCAGTTTGATGAGTTCATTGCCCGCGAGATCCTGAACAAACGCATTGACAAGAGCCTCTTCAAAGAGGAAAGCCGCCTAGTAAAACTGCATGGCCACTGCCACCAGAAAGCCCTTTCGTCGGTGATCTATACCCAACAAATGCTCACCCTTCCCGCCAATTACAAGGTAGAGGCTATCCCGTCGGGGTGCTGCGGCATGGCCGGGTCTTTTGGCTATGAAGAAGAGCATTATGAGGTCTCTATGCAGGTGGGCGAACTGGTCCTCTTCCCCACCGTACGCCAGCAACCCGCTGAGGTTATCATTGCCGCGCCCGGCACCAGTTGCCGCCACCAGATCCATGACGGAACCGGCCGAAAAGCCCTGCACCCCATTGAGGTCTTGTTTAATGCGCTAAAGTAA